The Seriola aureovittata isolate HTS-2021-v1 ecotype China chromosome 2, ASM2101889v1, whole genome shotgun sequence genome has a segment encoding these proteins:
- the abhd14b gene encoding protein ABHD14B isoform X2, producing the protein MSAVKMTEGSVQVESCKAPLFYRQSEPASGEVNMSVLLLHGIRFSSENWVNIGTLETLAGAGCRAVAIDLPGLGRSKSAEAPAPVGELAPAGFLKEVCEHLNLSPVVVISPSLSGMYSLPFLLQHQALIRAYVPVAPICTDKFTAEQYQSVKVPSLIVYGDQDAQLGEVSLRNLSNLTNHSVVVMKGAGHPCYLDDPDTWHKALTDFLTTL; encoded by the exons ATGTCAGCTGTTAAGATGACAGAAGGGAGTGTGCAGGTGGAGAGCTGCAAAGCACCGCTGTTCTACAGACAAAGTGAACCCGCCTCAGGGGAAGTGAACATGTCAGTTCTGCTCCTTCACGGCATCCGTTTCTCATCAGAAAACTGGGTCAACATTGGCACTCTGGAGACTCTGGCCGGAGCTGGCTGCCGTGCAGTCGCCATCGACCTGCCAG GACTTGGACGGTCTAAGTCAGCTGAGGCCCCGGCACCGGTGGGAGAACTGGCCCCTGCAGGTTTCCTGAAGGAAGTGTGTGAGCACCTGAACCTGAGCCCCGTGGTGGTGATCAGCCCGTCCCTGAGTGGGATGTACTCCCTCCCGTTCCTCCTCCAGCACCAGGCTCTCATACGAGCCTACGTCCCTGTAGCTCCCATCTGCACCGACAAATTCACAGCAGAGCAGTACCAGAGTGTAAAG GTCCCATCGCTGATCGTTTATGGTGACCAGGACGCTCAGCTCGGAGAGGTGTCGCTGCGCAACCTGAGCaatctgaccaatcacagcgtGGTGGTGATGAAAGGAGCAGGTCACCCCTGTTACCTGGACGACCCGGACACTTGGCACAAAGCTCTCACAGACTTCCTTACCACGCTGTGA
- the abhd14b gene encoding protein ABHD14B isoform X1, giving the protein MNNLSDVQAKMHRAKRMSAVKMTEGSVQVESCKAPLFYRQSEPASGEVNMSVLLLHGIRFSSENWVNIGTLETLAGAGCRAVAIDLPGLGRSKSAEAPAPVGELAPAGFLKEVCEHLNLSPVVVISPSLSGMYSLPFLLQHQALIRAYVPVAPICTDKFTAEQYQSVKVPSLIVYGDQDAQLGEVSLRNLSNLTNHSVVVMKGAGHPCYLDDPDTWHKALTDFLTTL; this is encoded by the exons ATGAATAATCTCTCTGATGTACAAGCAAAAATGCATCGGGCAAAAAG GATGTCAGCTGTTAAGATGACAGAAGGGAGTGTGCAGGTGGAGAGCTGCAAAGCACCGCTGTTCTACAGACAAAGTGAACCCGCCTCAGGGGAAGTGAACATGTCAGTTCTGCTCCTTCACGGCATCCGTTTCTCATCAGAAAACTGGGTCAACATTGGCACTCTGGAGACTCTGGCCGGAGCTGGCTGCCGTGCAGTCGCCATCGACCTGCCAG GACTTGGACGGTCTAAGTCAGCTGAGGCCCCGGCACCGGTGGGAGAACTGGCCCCTGCAGGTTTCCTGAAGGAAGTGTGTGAGCACCTGAACCTGAGCCCCGTGGTGGTGATCAGCCCGTCCCTGAGTGGGATGTACTCCCTCCCGTTCCTCCTCCAGCACCAGGCTCTCATACGAGCCTACGTCCCTGTAGCTCCCATCTGCACCGACAAATTCACAGCAGAGCAGTACCAGAGTGTAAAG GTCCCATCGCTGATCGTTTATGGTGACCAGGACGCTCAGCTCGGAGAGGTGTCGCTGCGCAACCTGAGCaatctgaccaatcacagcgtGGTGGTGATGAAAGGAGCAGGTCACCCCTGTTACCTGGACGACCCGGACACTTGGCACAAAGCTCTCACAGACTTCCTTACCACGCTGTGA
- the mst1 gene encoding hepatocyte growth factor-like protein, whose protein sequence is MKLLLSCILLTVGLVTGYRSRLNDFQRSEGRELVPTSWNSARVLLLQGLNLEECALRCAQSLDCRAFNYETRPTVTCKHLPWVGDGSNAEVKRNVNCDLYEKKVYVRKCIVGKGEDYRGKVFTTNSGLTCQQWWSKFPHDHRWTPTAANGLELNYCRNPDGDRIGPWCYTTDPERRYESCNIPQCKDEVCITCNGEDYRGQVDHTVSGRECQRWDQQYPHQHIYQPEKYPDKSLDDNYCRNPDASPVPWCYTTDPEVERENCEISKCTEVRIEKRSSFTTNCFRSRGEDYRGKVNETTSGIPCQRWDAQYPHEHPFYPNTYECKGLEENYCRNPDGSEAPWCFTSVPEMRTALCLQIKRCADDIEAEDCYHENGRNYRGMVRKTRKGITCQKWNVNTPHRTKINPRTHPEANLTQNYCRNPDGDQHGPWCYTTDPKTEFDYCAIKQCAGEKVSLTESVEPADFSECGKREDRAQSTRLRIVNGIPGNSPWTVSLRDRKGNHFCGGSLVNPRWVISTKQCFSSCYVDLPGYSAMMGTLFRDPQEGEPGVQTIPLTKIVCGPSESQLVMLQLEYPAQFNERVSQICLPPERYIVAERTTCEIAGWGETRGTGDETILNVAHIPVLSNKECNKYFRGRVRENEMCTSSFQGGVGACERDYGGPLACQNRECWVLEGVIIPMRRCGHAGQPNIFIRVSVYVDWIKKVMEMA, encoded by the exons ATGAAACTGCTTCTGTCCTGTATTCTCCTGACAGTCGGACTGGTCACTG GGTACCGCAGTCGTCTGAATGACTTCCAGCGCTCTGAGGGCAGAGAACTGGTTCCTACCTCCTGGAACTCAGCACGAGTGTTGCTGTTACAGGGCCTGAACCTGGAGGAGTGTGCCTTACGCTGCGCACAGTCACTGGACTGCAG AGCGTTTAACTATGAGACACGTCCGACTGTCACCTGTAAGCATCTGCCCTGGGTGGGTGATGGCAGCAACGCAGAGGTGAAGAGAAATGTAAACTGTGACCTTTACGAGAAGAAGG TCTATGTCAGAAAGTGCATCGTGGGGAAAGGGGAAGACTACCGAGGGAAGGTTTTCACCACAAACAGCGGCCTCACCTGCCAACAGTGGTGGTCCAAGTTTCCTCATGATCACAG gtGGACTCCCACAGCTGCTAATGGCCTGGAGTTGAACTATTGCAGGAATCCAGATGGGGATCGAATAGGTCCCTGGTGCTACACCACGGATCCTGAGCGACGCTATGAAAGCTGCAACATTCCCCAGTGCAAAGATG AGGTATGTATCACATGTAATGGAGAGGACTACAGAGGCCAGGTCGACCACACGGTGAGTGGCAGGGAGTGTCAGAGATGGGACCAGCAGTACCCCCACCAGCACATCTACCAGCCTGAAAA GTATCCCGATAAGAGTTTAGATGACAACTACTGCCGTAACCCTGACGCCTCTCCGGTGCCCTGGTGTTACACAACAGACCctgaggtggagagagagaattgCGAGATCAGCAAGTGCA CTGAGGTTCGCATTGAGAAGCGCTCCAGCTTCACCACCAACTGTTTCCGCAGCCGTGGGGAGGATTACCGTGGTAAAGTCAACGAGACAACATCGGGTATCCCCTGCCAGCGGTGGGACGCCCAGTATCCTCATGAGCATCCCTTCTACCCAAACACATATGAATGCAA GGGTTTGGAGGAGAACTACTGTCGTAATCCAGATGGGTCGGAGGCTCCCTGGTGCTTCACATCTGTGCCAGAGATGAGGACTGCTCTCTGCCTACAGATCAAACGCTGTGCAGACGACATAGAAGCAGAGG atTGCTACCATGAAAATGGAAGAAACTACAGAGGAATGGTCCGAAAAACCCGTAAGGGGATCACCTGCCAGAAATGGAACGTTAATACACCTCACCGCACCAA GATAAACCCGAGGACCCATCCTGAGGCCAATCTGACACAGAACTACTGTCGTAACCCAGATGGGGACCAGCATGGACCCTGGTGCTACACCACTGACCCCAAAACTGAGTTCGACTACTGTGCCATCAAACAGTGTG CTGGAGAGAAAGTGTCCCTGACTGAATCAGTAG AGCCAGCTGATTTTAGTGAGTGCGGGAAGAGAGAGGACCGTGCCCAGAGCACGAGGTTGCGTATCGTGAATGGGATTCCTGGAAACTCGCCGTGGACAGTGAGTCTCAGGGACAG GAAAGGAAACCATTTCTGTGGAGGATCCCTGGTTAACCCCAGATGGGTGATCAGCACCAAGCAGTGTTTCTCCTCTTg CTACGTGGACCTGCCCGGGTACTCGGCCATGATGGGGACACTGTTTCGTGATCCACAAGAAGGAGAGCCCGGTGTACAAACCATCCCTCTAACTAAGATCGTCTGCGGGCCCTCAGAGTCTCAGTTGGTCATGCTACAACTGGAATA CCCTGCCCAGTTTAATGAGCGTGTCTCTCAGATCTGCCTCCCTCCTGAGCGCTACATTGTAGCTGAGAGGACGACCTGTGAGATCGCAGGATGGGGTGAGACGAGAG GGACTGGAGATGAGACTATCCTTAACGTGGCCCACATACCAGTTCTTAGTAACAAGGAATGCAACAAATACTTCAGAGGTCGTGTTCGTGAGAATGAGATGTGCACAAGCTCTTTCCAGGGTGGCGTAGGTGCCTGTGAG AGAGACTATGGCGGCCCTTTGGCGTGTCAGAACAGGGAATGCTGGGTACTCGAGGGTGTGATCATCCCCATGAGGCGCTGTGGACATGCGGGACAGCCCAACATCTTCATCCGCGTCTCTGTCTATGTGGACTGGATCAAGAAGGTCATGGAGATGGCTTAA